A region of the Paraconexibacter algicola genome:
TGCCGCGAGCCTCTTCCCAGACCGGATGGTCACGCAACGAAACCGGAGACCTGGTCTCAAGCTCTCTGAGCATGACGCTGCCCCGCCTCTCACCGCCGTGGTTGCGTGACCCCCAACCCTGGGCCTTAGGCTGCTCAGATGGGCCCCTCGCTCGCCGATCCTTCCGGGCGACAATCGTTGCCGCACCCGCGCCGTGCCTTGACCGATGCATCAGCGATTCCGCGCCACCTTCGGTTCGCGTCGCGCGGTCACAACGACATCTTGGAGTTCGTGTGAAGCCGGGCGCGGTCGGACTCGATCTGAAGGACGTTTCGGAGGCAGCGCTCAAGACGCGCTACTGCGCTCAGATGATGGCCGCCGGTTGCGTGCTCGCCTCGACGGCACCCGACGACTTCCGGCGCCGCGTCCTGGCGCGTCCGGTCCTTGTGTACTGCCACGAGTTCATCCGATGGGCGCGCCGGGCGAAAAACGAGCTGCGATCTGCGACCGGGGACCGCGAGACCGTAGGCCGTATCGCGCGGGCCCTCAACGACCTCGAGCAACGCGATTGGGGGGACTACGAGGAGATCCGCCACCGAATCGCCGCACACCGCCAAACGATCGCGCCCGATTCTGTAGACGCATTGACCGCGCGCGCCTCGATGTGGTCGGACCTTAGCGACGACGCCCTGCGAATCCTTGCTGAGGACGCGAGGGACATCTGGAACGACATCGCCGCCGTCAGCGGGGTACCGCGTCTTGAAAGCTTCCCGCCGATCGATCCTGCGCTGCAGACGGCAATCGATAGCCATGGATACGAACCGGTGCCGTCCGGGGTCGTCGTGGGCAGCGGTTCGTTCGACTCCACGAGACCTGACGCCGTGCTCGCCACTCAGGGCGGCGACCTCGGTGAGCAAAACCGGCAGCTGGTTGACGCGGTCCGCAACGTGCGCACACTCAGTCAGCTCTGGGCCGCCGTCAACGGCTACGAGCCATTCTGGCGCGTGGTCTTGGGCGCGACGGTCACCGAGACCTGCACGCTTCTAGACCTACTCTTCGAGGCACCGGTCACCGGCCTCGGGCATCAGCAACCAGCTCTGTTGGCCTTGCTCGAACGCGACCTGCCGTGCTCGCTAGCTATCAAGGTGCTCAGCGATGCTCGCGACAGCCTAGAAGTGTCGGCCCTGGCACACGTTCGCGACCTGCGCAACCGCGCTGGCGCCCATGTAGACGACAAGGCAGCGCTGCGCGAGATCTCCTCGCTCTTGGCAGGCTTCGAGCCAGACAAACTCAATACGGTCCTCGATGCGTGTTTCGCCGCGATCACGTCGGCCGCCAACGTGGAGCTTGCGCTCAGGCCCATCCTTCTCCACGACGCCGTCATGCCAGGCCTTTCGCAAGTAGACCGGCCCGAAACGCCTCCGTACGGGTCCGCTTAAGCGCCTCCTCGCAGATGCGGGGACAGGCCCCAGGACGCGCGGTCGACCGAGTCGAGTCAGGGGAACGAGCATCTCCGTGGCTCTGGGTCCGCGCACTCGCTCGGAGAGCCCGGCGACTGACAAACCTCCAGTCCTGGCATGAAAGGCCTCACGAGGCTCTCCACGGGCTTTCCCGTCCGTCTTCGTGGCTAACGTGGTGCGGTGACGATTGAGGATTACCAGCGAGCGGTAGACCAATTCGAATCGATCCGTCAGTGGTGGTCGGCGCAGGACGAGACCGATCAGAACGAGGCGACGACGCGCTTCCGGCTGATCGACGATCTCCTCACACGCGTCCTCGAATGGCCGCCTGAGCACATCGTCTGCGAAGACAGTCTCGGCCGCACGTTCGCGGATTACGTTCTCGGCTCGCCGACTCGACGCGTTGTGGTGGAAGCCAAACGGGAAGGCGTTAACTTCGCTATCCCGTTGACAGCTGAGTCGGGCGTCATGTCGCTCCGCGATGCGCGCAGGTTCTCCCCGGAACTAGCTGCGGCGATCGACCAAGTTGCGCGCTACGCGACCGACCGGGGAATCGCCGTGGCCGTCGCCACGAACGGGCACCAGTTTGTCGCGTTCCTTGCCAGTCGACAGGACGGAGTCGCCCCAGCGGATGGCAAGGCTCTACTTTTCTCCTCGCTCGACGCTGTGTCGTCGCAGTTCGCGCTCTTTTGGGAGTGCCTTTCGAGGGGTGGCGTCGAAGCCAACGCACTTGCGCGGGTTCTCGCCGCTTCCCCGCCTCCCCCGCCGCCGGCCAAACTCAGTACGCGCCTCCGCCTCTACCCAGGCTTCCGGACTCGTAATCGACTTCAAACCGACCTCAAGGTCTTGGGCGACCTCTTCCTCACCGATTACCTTGCAGCGCCCGAGATCGAGGAACTCTTCCTGCGCGAGTGCTACTCGACGAGCGACACACTGTCGGAGTACGCCACCGTTAGCCGCGAGGTCCTGGAGGCCCGCTACAGCGCCGCTCAGGATGCGGACGGCGCCGAGCTCCAGGCTGCTCGCGGCACAGATGCGATCAATCCCGAACTTGCGCGCGACGTGCTGACTGCGAGCCTTGGGCGACGTCCGCTCATTCTGCTGGGCGACGTCGGCGTCGGGAAGACGACGTTCATCAGACACTTCATCCGGATCGATGCACGCGAGCTCATGGAACGGTCCATTGTGCTCCACATCAACTTCGGGGACGAGCCCGCGCTCGCGAGCGACCTGAACGCCTATGTCATCGACCGGCTACAAGAGCAACTCGCCGACGCCGGCTTCGACCTTGAGGACGACAAGCTGCTTCGGCAGGTCTATTCGCACGATCTAAACCGCCTCACGAGAGGCATCTACGGCGGCCTCCGAAAGTCGGACCCGAAGGCATACGCGCTGAGGGAGCTCGGCCTGCTGGAGAAGAAGCTCGCCGAACCCGACAAGCATCTTCAGGCGATGCTCCGCCACATCGCCAAGTCGAAGAAGCAACAGATCATCATCTTCCTCGACAACATCGACCAGCGCGACTTCGAGTTCCAAGAGGAAGTGTTCTTGATCGGGCAGAGCCTTGCAGCCACCTGGCCCGCGACGGTCTTCCTCTCCCTTCGCCCTGAGACGTTCAACCGTTCGCGGGTGCATGGGTCGCTCACTGCGTACCAACCGAGGATCTTCACCATCGCGCCGCCAGCCGCGAAGACCGTCATCGACAAGCGGCTCGCCTTCAGCATCGCTCAACTTGGGGTGGCGAGCGAGTCTGAGGTCATTCCGCCCACGCTGGAGGCGCAAGCGGCCGCTCTTACGACCTACCTCGGGATTCTCCGCAACTCGTTCTCCATCAACAATGAGCTGATCGAGGCTGTCGACAACCTAGGCGGCGGAAACCTCCGCGCCACGCTCGATTTCGTCAACACGTTCGTCGGAAGCGGACATGTCGACACTGTCAAAATCTTCGGCATCCACGCCGACGACGGTCGCTACCGCGTTGCACTCCACGAGTTCTTGCGCGCCCTGCTGTTCGGCGACTACGAGCACTACAGCCCAGCGGCCTCCCCGATCCCCAACCTTCTAGACATCTCGTCGGACGACGGTCGTGAGCACTTCATCGTCCCGCTAATCCTTGCTCACGTCGAGCGCATCGGCGAGGTCGGTAGCCACGACGGATACGTGGATGTGCACGACATCCACGATGCGATGCAAGGCATGGGTTTCCGGGTCGAGCAGATCGAGTCCGCGCTTGAGCGGGCCGTCAATGGCAAGCTCCTGAGCCACCAGCCACGCGCGGCGCCAACTGACAGCAGACGGCTATACCGAATTACAACAGTCGGCGCCTACCTGTGGACGAAGCTCCTCGGACGCTTCACTTACCTGGATGCCATGATCGTCGACACCCCGATCGTAGATCCTTCGAGACGCCGCGAGATCAAGGACTGCCGTGCGATCGCGGACCGCCTCGATCGGGCCGAGATCTTCCAGAAGTACCTCGACGATTGCTGGGACCCGATCTGGGCGGAAGGCCAAGCGTTCGATTGGATGTCTGCCTCGACATCTCTTCAGCGAGACGTCGGGACCATTCGCCGGTCGATCAAGCTCAACAACCTCTAAGAGGGCTCGACACCCCTCGCGTGGACTGCCGCGGGCGAGATGAGGTGCCCCCGAAGCACTTACGTCGGGCAAGCGCGAATCCCCTTTTCGATCAACGTGCACCTTGAAACCCGTCGGTGACGCAGCACTTCGCGTCGCCCAACTGGACCAGGAGCTTGTGCAGCTCGCCGCATGGCATTTGAGGCTTGCGCAGCCATCGCCGACCCGGGTCCATGCGCTCTACTGCGCCTCGTCACCCGGGACCAGAGCACGACACCGACAGTCCAGCGCCTAGATCGCGCCTCGACGTGGGCGCGATCAGTCTTCACCGCGTGGCGCTCAGTGGTCAGTCAGGTTGTGACCATCGCGACCTGCGCCGCCCCAGACGCCCCCGGGCGGGCGAACAGATCAGCTATCGCCGGCGCATCGGCTAGGAGGCGACGATCGAGCAGCTTGCCTAGAAGATCGTGAGTTTCAGCGACATTGAGGGCAGGCGCCTCGATCGCGTTGGCCACAAGGTCTTCTAGCTCACGATGCAGCGTTGCAGCGACGTCAGGAGAGGTGCGCCCCAGACCAGTTGCCACAAGGACTGACTTGTTCTCGATTGCGATCCGGCACGGAAGTTCGAACTCTTGACCGTTGTCAACCACGATGCACGAGAACGCGATGGCAGACAGGACCTGACCAGTCGTGAGGTAGCGCGCGATCTGCGGTGTGTCCAGAACGTGGCGGCCCTTGAAGCGCGACGACTCGATCTGTGGCGTCTCAGCGCCGACGTGCGCCGCGGACGACCGCTCGCGTTCGAACGTCACCGCACCCACGTTGCCGACCAGCACTCGTGGGTGGAGGACTGCAGCTCGCACAACCTGGAGAAGCCAAGTCGTCGCCGGCGCGAGTCGCGCATCAGTCAGGTCAGGCCGCGACACCGGAAACAGCTTCTCAGCGGGACCGACGCGCGCCGCGAATTGGACAGCGCGGCCAGCGGCGCGGGACTCGTGCTCGCCTCGAGCATGGATGCGGAGGGTGGGCTCGCCGTTGCGGACCCAGATAACCACGTCCTGTTGCCGCTGGTCCGTGCGGAAGCCGTATGCACCGCGAGCCGCTGCCTGTAGCGGCTCCGCCTCGACCTCGTAACTCAGCAGCGAGCCGTCGATGCTGAAGTCAGGCCCGTGAGTATCAGCATCGCGGACGATGAACCACTCCGCGATACCGGTGCGGAAGTACGTCTGTTCGTAGTCCGCCAGTCGCGCGGCCCATTCGGCGGCGTCAAGGCTCTCTCCGACGGGAATCAGTCGCGATGTCAACCTCCGCGCGGAAGAATCGGGGTCTGCATACCGAACAATTAGCTCGGCGAGCTCCTGCTCGTTGGTCCCGAGGAACGCAACCAGCCGGTTCACGAGCTCCGCGCGGCTTCCGCGGTTACGGATGCCCAGATCCGCCGACAGCCGGGCGAGCTCGTCGACCTTCAGGCCCCCAAGTGCCGCCTTCGCGATCTCGCGCTCACGCTCGGCCGTCTCGATCGTCACCGTGGGGTCCAGCGGAGCGACAATCTGGATCTCTTGCTCGAAGAGCCCGCTCAATGCGGCGGCTGCTGCGCGCCGCGCCGTCTCAGCAGAGTTCGCGTCGTCGCCCGACATGATCTGCAGAAAGCGCTCAAGGGTCGAGTCGAACTCGTCAGGACGAACCTGATGCCGGGCGGATGAGGCGCGCTTTCTTTCGTGATTAGGCATGTGGCTGCCAACCCCCTCGATCAATGTATCCCTCAAGCGCCTGCATCGCCATCACACGATAGGCCAGCGCCTCGTTGTCGCGCCAGAACGTGATCTTGTCCGCGGGTGCCTTGTCGTGGATCCAGGCCCGTACTTGGAGCAGCGACGAGAGCGCTACAACGATCGCGTTGATGCAGGTTTCGTTGTCGCTGTCGAGTCCCTGCGCTTCCCAGTACGTGAGGCCGAGATTCAAGCGCTCCGTTACTACGTCGAGGACGGTCGCGTCGCGAACGAAGAATGCCTCGGGCTCGATGGCGTCACACATGGACGCCTCGAGCCCGGTTCGACGAATCGGTCGGGAAGGCGGCACTAATCCGAGGCGCCCTTCGCGATCTGTCGTGCCACCCAGGGAAGGCCGAACAGAACGACGAGTAGAACCCCGGCTTGGATCACTTCCA
Encoded here:
- a CDS encoding SAP domain-containing protein — encoded protein: MPNHERKRASSARHQVRPDEFDSTLERFLQIMSGDDANSAETARRAAAAALSGLFEQEIQIVAPLDPTVTIETAEREREIAKAALGGLKVDELARLSADLGIRNRGSRAELVNRLVAFLGTNEQELAELIVRYADPDSSARRLTSRLIPVGESLDAAEWAARLADYEQTYFRTGIAEWFIVRDADTHGPDFSIDGSLLSYEVEAEPLQAAARGAYGFRTDQRQQDVVIWVRNGEPTLRIHARGEHESRAAGRAVQFAARVGPAEKLFPVSRPDLTDARLAPATTWLLQVVRAAVLHPRVLVGNVGAVTFERERSSAAHVGAETPQIESSRFKGRHVLDTPQIARYLTTGQVLSAIAFSCIVVDNGQEFELPCRIAIENKSVLVATGLGRTSPDVAATLHRELEDLVANAIEAPALNVAETHDLLGKLLDRRLLADAPAIADLFARPGASGAAQVAMVTT